The DNA sequence gggttcgattccccacatgggtacaatgtgtgaggcccattttctggtgtcccccgccgtgatattgctggaatattgctaaaagcggcgtaaaaccaaactcactcactcacccactccatGGCACAGCATCGAAGACGAATATTTCAGTCAGCAGCATGTCTTGAAAACGATATTCAGTATTGATATAAAAGGTATTACACCGGTAAAATCGCAATTTCACAGAGAATTTAACCCTGCATAACAATTTATTGGGCTGGTAAATATAACAAAGAATACGTTTACTGTTAGTGACCTGACTGACTGAAATATCCTCCTTCACTATAATTAACGCTCTTGAcgcttgaaataaaaatgccaaggttatcTATAtgtgaaatgatgaaatgatgatTTAAAATTATACAACTATGGTATCTCCGGCACTTGTTGGTCTGAACATAGGAACCCAGCCATCATGCAACATCGACATGGAGCCTTCATTCTGTGGTGAAACCACCGCACAACGATGGGGGTCACTATCTATGATTAAATCTACCTCAGTTTCCTCATGGTTCGTTTCCTCGGTATCTACCTCTGTGTTAAAAGCATTAGACTCAAGTGAACTGTTGGATGTTGAAGTTGCATTGGAAGCTGTATTGCCATACTGTAAGACTGTAAGACTTTCATTTGCTTCAATCCGTCTTCCCGTTTCTTCAAGCGGATTGGAATTACCAGCATCGTTTGGTGGAATTAAGTCAGCTACATTCCATGTTTGCGTATAATCTGCAATTTTACTGTCGAATTCGGTTACGAATTGAATACTTCCAGTATCAACTGTAAAGGAAGCACCTCTTTTCATGAAGAAATTCCTGAAAACAAAAGGCACAAATCCTCCGGCCAAAGTTGCCAACATTTGGTTGGTTGTGGAGAACTGGTTTCCAAAGGCAAGCACTACAATTACCACAAAGAACAGAAACACCATGATCTTCATGAAATTGTAAAAGGCATTAAGAGTATTCTGCCATAACTTTCCAGGGCATCCACAGTAGTTCATGTTTATCGTCTCAAAGAAGAACTTTTCTGGTGTAAAAGGCTGATCCATGCAGTTTAGGAACACTAACAGACCTTCAGTCTTCCATCGTAAACGCCCGTCCCTTACATCAAGTCCCAACCCTGGCGTCTCGTCAGCGGCATTATATGAACTCTGCACTCGGAACACGGTGTTCTCCTGGACATCAGCTTCCTGTCTGGCAGTCTTCTTCATTTCCTCTTGTTTCCTGTCGAGCAACTGGGCTCTGATGATTTTGTGGTAAGCCAGATATTTTGCATGAACTCCTCCGAAGGCGCTCTTAGCATACATCCCTATAAGGAAGATGACAGTGACATACTGGAGAGTGGCTCCGGCATTGACAATGATGCCCATTAGAGTGTACACTCCAACTTCCACAAAGAATGACAGGCACTCCATCAGCAGGAATGTAAGGGACCAGAAGGATGTGAGACACATGATAATGATGAAAAGTTGAATACAGACTTCTTTTGTGGACATATTTTCTTTTCCCTGGAATTCCTCCTCTTCACTAATGTCGTTCAGGTTGAGTGTATTTTTAACATTGGCCATGTTTTCTGACATCTTGTTGAAGCGAGCCAAGACTTTGTCAGGACACATGAAGAGAAAGAGATGAATGATGAGCCTGACGCTGAGATTAAGAGCTGGAAAAGTGTAGAAGGCCAGGACGGGGATCATTATAGGCAGGAGAATGATCCAGTAAAACGGGACCAGgagaaaaccaaacaatccaaatTTCCTGAGAGGAAGAAGAGCAAGATTAATTGCCCACCCATAAGCAGATAAACGAGATCGTTCACGCATGTCACGGAGACATTTTCTGAGAATAAACTTGAATCGAtgtttcatttctgatccaaggAGTCCATACGCAAAAGCGTCAACAGAAACTATTATGTAAATAGCAATGAACATTCCATGAAGAGGGGTAAGGAAGTGGGTAAAGCTGCCATTGAAATGCATATCAGTTTGCAAACGTTCAGCAGCTTGACTTTTTTCCTTCAATATGTCAGCTTCGTATTTGAAATATGCAACCAGTCGAACAATCCATGGGATGGCCAGGAGAGCAATGAGGATTAGTTTGGTAATTATTCTTAAACATCTGTACCACGTTACCACCCTGCAGCCTTTACCCACCGTACCAAAGATTCCAGCATCACAGCAAGGTTTCAGGGAAGGAATGCTTCTGATTTTGCAACGGCACAAATTATCATAAATAAGCTTCATAACAGACACAGGAACATAGTTCTCTGACAAAAGCTTCCGTGCCTTCACGGATATGTGAATGCGATCCAGTTCGTATATTTTGTCATTCTGCAGTTTCTTGAGAGACTTCACGAGTTTGTCGTTTCCTGTAAGATCTCCGAATCTTATTTTAGGGATGATGCTTTTGTAGCGATATGTATCCTTGGTCTTTACAACCTTAATCCTCCTTTTACCATCTGGTATATGGTACACGTATTCTGTATCTGTGAATTGTTGCCTGTAGAAGCTGTCTGGGATAAACACTGGGCTATACAGAACAAGCATCACTTTGATGATAATGATGCAGCTCATGAGAACATTGAACCATAAGCCTCGGTAAACATCTTCACATAGTTCTAGACCATCTGGATCAATATGACAACAGTGGTACCCAAAATTAGCTCTTC is a window from the Haliotis asinina isolate JCU_RB_2024 chromosome 9, JCU_Hal_asi_v2, whole genome shotgun sequence genome containing:
- the LOC137297227 gene encoding uncharacterized protein, with the protein product MASYWFLQVTCSVLLMEVLLVETNQTGTLKEHFSTGVSSVWNTTTAVNDQTCEFSPTDSKLHDRLSEALDSDIKMIKFNVKFKGYPDDILLARGGDLFRPNLWIRSTSRQGQSLLMLDDNFEMLSLSLLGIGVVLMDVELDEKPFGCMNQLTAAERENMTRYMVFNDFKLPGPGEKSGRLRKNERVCNMKIGTVSGRANFGYHCCHIDPDGLELCEDVYRGLWFNVLMSCIIIIKVMLVLYSPVFIPDSFYRQQFTDTEYVYHIPDGKRRIKVVKTKDTYRYKSIIPKIRFGDLTGNDKLVKSLKKLQNDKIYELDRIHISVKARKLLSENYVPVSVMKLIYDNLCRCKIRSIPSLKPCCDAGIFGTVGKGCRVVTWYRCLRIITKLILIALLAIPWIVRLVAYFKYEADILKEKSQAAERLQTDMHFNGSFTHFLTPLHGMFIAIYIIVSVDAFAYGLLGSEMKHRFKFILRKCLRDMRERSRLSAYGWAINLALLPLRKFGLFGFLLVPFYWIILLPIMIPVLAFYTFPALNLSVRLIIHLFLFMCPDKVLARFNKMSENMANVKNTLNLNDISEEEEFQGKENMSTKEVCIQLFIIIMCLTSFWSLTFLLMECLSFFVEVGVYTLMGIIVNAGATLQYVTVIFLIGMYAKSAFGGVHAKYLAYHKIIRAQLLDRKQEEMKKTARQEADVQENTVFRVQSSYNAADETPGLGLDVRDGRLRWKTEGLLVFLNCMDQPFTPEKFFFETINMNYCGCPGKLWQNTLNAFYNFMKIMVFLFFVVIVVLAFGNQFSTTNQMLATLAGGFVPFVFRNFFMKRGASFTVDTGSIQFVTEFDSKIADYTQTWNVADLIPPNDAGNSNPLEETGRRIEANESLTVLQYGNTASNATSTSNSSLESNAFNTEVDTEETNHEETEVDLIIDSDPHRCAVVSPQNEGSMSMLHDGWVPMFRPTSAGDTIVV